In Vibrio syngnathi, the following proteins share a genomic window:
- a CDS encoding DUF496 family protein — protein sequence MSSVFEIVNQARRKNKLKRELLDNEKKVRDNRKRVDLLDNLLDYIKPEMTHDEILGIIKNMKADYEDRVDDHIIKSAEISKARRDISRRIRELTEEDKQTQGKK from the coding sequence ATGAGCAGCGTATTTGAAATTGTTAACCAAGCACGACGTAAGAACAAACTTAAGCGTGAACTTTTAGACAACGAAAAGAAAGTTCGTGACAACCGCAAGCGTGTCGACCTTCTTGATAACCTACTTGATTACATCAAGCCAGAGATGACTCACGATGAGATCCTAGGCATTATCAAAAACATGAAAGCTGACTACGAAGACCGCGTTGATGATCACATCATCAAGAGTGCAGAGATCTCTAAAGCTCGTCGCGACATCAGTCGCCGCATTCGTGAACTAACAGAAGAAGACAAGCAAACTCAAGGTAAGAAATAA
- a CDS encoding YceH family protein → MNTVLSPIEARIIGCLIEKEVTTPDHYPLTLNSLTTACNQKSNREPVLSLSESEVLDAVDGLISRRMVSDESSFNSRVNKYQHRFCNTEFGDMQFTEQERAIICCMLLRGAQTPGELRTRTGRLANFSDVKEVEATLEKLAAREAGALVVKLPREAGKRESRYQHLLSGEVDVEAFATASVSATAPSASNEKFEELESEVASLREEVAELKALVESLL, encoded by the coding sequence ATGAACACAGTACTTTCCCCAATTGAAGCGAGAATTATCGGTTGTTTGATCGAGAAAGAAGTGACTACTCCCGACCATTACCCGCTGACACTGAATAGCCTAACAACGGCCTGTAATCAGAAAAGTAACCGTGAGCCAGTTCTCTCTCTGTCTGAGTCAGAAGTTTTAGATGCGGTTGATGGTTTGATTTCACGTCGCATGGTGAGCGATGAAAGCAGTTTCAATAGCCGCGTAAACAAATATCAACATCGTTTCTGTAATACGGAATTTGGTGATATGCAATTTACTGAGCAAGAGCGTGCAATCATCTGTTGTATGTTATTGCGTGGTGCACAAACTCCAGGTGAGCTTCGCACTCGAACTGGCCGGCTAGCGAATTTCAGCGATGTAAAAGAGGTGGAAGCGACACTTGAGAAGCTAGCTGCAAGAGAAGCGGGCGCGTTAGTGGTGAAGCTGCCTCGTGAAGCGGGCAAGCGTGAGTCACGTTATCAACATTTGTTGAGCGGTGAAGTGGATGTTGAAGCGTTTGCAACGGCATCGGTAAGTGCGACAGCACCTTCTGCATCGAATGAAAAGTTTGAAGAGCTTGAGTCAGAAGTCGCGAGCCTACGTGAAGAAGTGGCAGAGCTTAAGGCTCTGGTTGAATCACTGCTTTAA
- a CDS encoding GIY-YIG nuclease family protein, giving the protein MSKPDKSADWVVYLIRNRHNALYCGVTNNLERRFEQHQTGKGAKALKGKGPLKLVWSIGVGSKSEALKTEYAIKQLPKSRKEKLVSLKLIIEWKQDKIQYIPVP; this is encoded by the coding sequence ATGTCTAAACCTGATAAAAGTGCGGATTGGGTCGTGTATTTGATCCGCAATCGACATAACGCCCTTTATTGTGGAGTGACGAATAACTTAGAACGTCGATTTGAACAACATCAAACGGGCAAAGGTGCAAAAGCCTTAAAAGGTAAAGGCCCGCTTAAGCTGGTTTGGAGTATTGGTGTTGGGTCAAAAAGTGAGGCGTTAAAAACCGAATACGCGATCAAACAGTTACCCAAATCACGTAAGGAAAAACTAGTATCACTCAAACTAATCATTGAGTGGAAACAGGACAAAATTCAGTATATTCCAGTCCCGTAA
- a CDS encoding substrate-binding domain-containing protein — MKRLLILLGVAVFSASALSHGTHVLNGYWEYQDYLTKFPEQKALTDKMVEAVQNPPMPLRQVQDEPITISVVYPGQQISDYWVRNIQAFEKRLDKLRINYQINQVFTRDNANPTQQSISLQEAIENKTDYLIFTLETTRHRKFIEHVLSSTDTKLILQNITTPVRAWADRQPFMYVGFDHMTGSLKLANYFKKVSEPGSKYSVLYRSEGYISDARGDTFIHDVNSDTNFALKSSFYTKSSKESGYQAAKISLANDKDLNFIYACSTDVALGAAEAIRESGRDVLVNGWGGGSAELEAIARGDLDVTVMRMNDDTGIAMAEAIKWDLTGLEVPTVYSGEFEIVTKEDSPDRILELKQRAFRYSDQ; from the coding sequence ATGAAACGTTTACTTATATTATTGGGAGTTGCCGTGTTTTCTGCGTCTGCTCTCTCCCACGGTACTCACGTCCTGAATGGCTATTGGGAATATCAGGATTACCTCACTAAATTTCCAGAGCAAAAAGCATTGACCGATAAAATGGTTGAAGCTGTGCAAAATCCCCCTATGCCGTTGAGGCAAGTTCAGGATGAACCTATCACGATTTCAGTTGTGTACCCGGGGCAACAGATCTCCGACTATTGGGTTCGTAATATCCAAGCCTTTGAGAAACGCCTAGATAAATTGAGAATTAATTATCAAATAAATCAGGTTTTTACTCGTGACAATGCTAACCCCACTCAGCAGAGTATCTCTTTGCAAGAAGCGATTGAAAATAAAACGGATTATTTGATTTTTACGTTAGAGACGACGCGACACCGTAAGTTTATTGAACACGTGTTGAGCTCAACGGACACCAAATTGATTTTGCAAAATATTACCACGCCAGTACGTGCGTGGGCAGATAGGCAGCCGTTCATGTACGTGGGTTTCGACCATATGACGGGCAGTTTAAAGCTAGCGAATTACTTCAAAAAAGTGAGTGAACCGGGCAGCAAGTATTCTGTGTTATATCGTTCTGAAGGTTATATTAGTGATGCTCGTGGAGATACCTTTATCCATGATGTGAATTCTGATACTAACTTTGCTCTTAAGTCGTCGTTTTACACAAAATCAAGTAAAGAGAGCGGTTACCAAGCAGCTAAAATCAGCCTAGCTAACGATAAGGATCTAAACTTTATTTATGCATGCTCAACGGATGTTGCTCTGGGCGCAGCAGAAGCTATTCGAGAATCTGGTCGAGATGTCTTAGTGAATGGCTGGGGAGGCGGCTCTGCAGAATTGGAAGCAATAGCAAGGGGCGACTTAGATGTTACGGTAATGCGGATGAATGATGATACGGGTATTGCGATGGCAGAGGCGATCAAATGGGATCTTACCGGATTGGAAGTGCCTACTGTTTATTCAGGAGAGTTTGAAATTGTGACTAAAGAGGATTCTCCAGATCGTATTTTAGAACTTAAGCAGCGAGCATTTAGGTACTCAGACCAATAA
- the luxQ gene encoding quorum-sensing autoinducer 2 sensor kinase/phosphatase LuxQ: MKKSYAITPKNTLAKLITRIIILVIGVMALGVLIHNYETSSRIVKQETNRTVKQTSSLIQNMFDYRLSVLQIHQDSSSHSETLREYFDTNNEEALSYFFYGVDQREPEHAPDLRFVSTYNGLAWEDGNGQFYGLDASSLKHISDEVAFSSNWHFIQLNTDIGKRHLLARRTPIVDNKTGEVLGQLYVAIVLDNNFPLAESIQRGSNCENIVIEAHGTPVTSTFSGDESYTIKDVLSYEMYEQLPRHFVTIATIKINAVETPLTIRAVQKNTNLIALEENYERAIIVMIVMIIIMSFLARSWIQRRVAAELDKLMEFTRSASGNEEFSKFDGSNIFEFHHIGCTLEDTFERLSEQHQKFQDLFNFAHSPILVWSEKGDLIQMNPAARMALFDEDDNYGAMAREFELRMLPNIQMVVQGSKLTGINVPIGEKVFRWNMSAILVEHGISGVVVQGQDITKLIEAERQADRAREEAEHLASVRADFLAKMSHEIRTPLNGILGVSQLLKRSIHSEDNRDQVDVLCHSAEHLLAVLNDILDFSKIEQGQFNIQKKDFLLGELVNTLDSIYRPLCEDKSVEFTIVNHLADDIKINTDQVRLNQIMFNLLSNALKFTHQGSISVSFEIESILNTDYASLIVRVKDSGIGIDESKIDAIFDPFVQAEETTTREYGGSGLGLTIVKNLVDMLEGDIQVRSVKEQGSEFIVEIPVQLHSKPLLLDVKPKADIKPEALFSRPLKVLLVEDNHTNAFIAQAFCRKYGMVVTWAKGGLEAIELAKSTVYDLVLMDNQLPNLGGIETTQQLREKVGVTAPIYACTADAQESTRDRFMAAGANYVIVKPIKEASLHKAFVHFKQLYWNDIEH, from the coding sequence ATGAAAAAAAGCTACGCCATTACACCAAAGAACACTTTAGCCAAATTAATTACGCGTATCATTATTTTAGTGATTGGCGTGATGGCGCTTGGCGTGCTTATTCATAACTACGAAACAAGCAGTAGGATCGTTAAGCAAGAGACGAATAGAACGGTTAAGCAAACCTCTAGCTTGATCCAAAATATGTTCGATTATCGCTTATCCGTTCTGCAGATCCATCAAGACAGTAGTTCACACAGTGAAACTTTAAGGGAGTATTTCGATACCAACAACGAAGAGGCTCTGAGCTATTTTTTTTATGGTGTTGACCAACGTGAGCCGGAGCATGCTCCTGACTTACGCTTTGTTTCTACCTATAACGGTTTAGCTTGGGAGGATGGCAACGGTCAGTTTTATGGTTTAGATGCGTCCAGCTTAAAACATATTTCTGATGAGGTTGCGTTCAGTAGTAACTGGCACTTCATTCAGCTGAATACTGATATCGGTAAGCGTCATTTGTTGGCGCGACGAACCCCTATTGTTGATAACAAGACCGGTGAAGTTCTAGGGCAGCTTTATGTCGCTATTGTACTCGACAACAATTTTCCATTGGCTGAATCTATCCAGCGAGGCAGTAATTGCGAAAATATTGTCATTGAAGCGCATGGTACACCTGTGACATCGACATTCAGTGGTGATGAAAGCTATACGATAAAAGACGTCCTCAGTTATGAAATGTACGAGCAACTACCTCGTCACTTCGTCACCATTGCAACCATTAAGATTAATGCTGTTGAAACGCCTCTTACCATTCGCGCGGTCCAGAAGAACACGAACCTCATTGCACTCGAAGAGAACTATGAACGTGCCATCATCGTTATGATTGTTATGATCATCATCATGTCTTTTCTTGCGCGATCTTGGATTCAAAGAAGAGTGGCGGCAGAACTTGATAAGTTAATGGAATTCACCCGCTCTGCAAGTGGCAATGAAGAGTTCAGTAAGTTTGATGGTTCAAATATTTTCGAATTTCACCATATTGGCTGCACGTTGGAAGACACGTTTGAGCGCTTATCAGAGCAACACCAAAAATTTCAAGACCTGTTTAATTTTGCGCATTCTCCAATTTTGGTTTGGTCCGAAAAAGGTGACTTAATTCAGATGAACCCAGCGGCTCGTATGGCGCTATTTGATGAAGATGATAACTATGGTGCAATGGCTCGAGAGTTTGAACTCCGTATGTTGCCGAACATCCAAATGGTGGTTCAAGGCTCAAAACTAACGGGTATTAACGTGCCAATCGGAGAGAAGGTTTTTCGTTGGAATATGTCTGCAATCCTGGTTGAACACGGCATATCTGGAGTGGTGGTGCAAGGTCAAGATATCACTAAACTTATAGAGGCCGAAAGGCAGGCTGATCGAGCGCGTGAAGAGGCAGAGCATCTTGCCAGTGTGCGTGCAGACTTCCTCGCTAAAATGAGTCACGAAATTCGTACGCCACTGAATGGTATTCTCGGTGTCTCTCAGTTGCTTAAACGTTCAATACACAGTGAAGATAACCGTGATCAGGTTGATGTACTTTGTCATAGTGCCGAACATCTACTGGCGGTACTAAACGATATTTTGGACTTCTCTAAGATAGAGCAGGGACAATTCAATATTCAGAAGAAAGATTTCCTTCTAGGAGAGTTGGTTAATACCTTAGATAGCATCTATCGCCCACTTTGTGAGGATAAATCCGTCGAGTTTACCATTGTGAATCACTTGGCTGATGACATCAAAATAAACACCGACCAGGTTCGCTTGAACCAGATCATGTTTAATTTACTGAGCAACGCCCTTAAGTTCACACACCAAGGCAGTATTTCCGTCAGTTTTGAAATCGAAAGTATCTTGAATACTGATTACGCTAGCTTGATTGTTCGAGTAAAAGACAGTGGCATAGGTATTGATGAGAGTAAGATCGATGCTATTTTTGACCCTTTTGTTCAAGCAGAAGAAACGACGACTCGGGAGTATGGCGGTTCAGGACTTGGGCTTACGATTGTAAAGAACCTTGTCGATATGCTGGAAGGAGACATTCAAGTCCGAAGCGTTAAAGAGCAGGGGTCTGAGTTCATTGTAGAAATCCCAGTGCAATTACACTCCAAGCCTCTACTATTAGACGTTAAGCCAAAAGCCGATATCAAGCCCGAGGCGTTGTTTAGCCGGCCGTTGAAAGTGCTGCTAGTGGAAGATAATCACACCAACGCCTTCATCGCACAGGCATTTTGCAGAAAGTATGGGATGGTGGTTACTTGGGCAAAAGGTGGCTTGGAAGCGATAGAGCTAGCAAAAAGCACGGTTTACGATCTTGTCTTAATGGACAATCAACTCCCTAATCTTGGGGGGATTGAAACCACTCAGCAACTAAGAGAGAAAGTTGGCGTAACAGCTCCGATTTACGCATGTACTGCCGATGCTCAAGAATCAACAAGAGACAGGTTCATGGCTGCAGGGGCGAATTACGTGATCGTAAAACCGATTAAAGAAGCATCGTTACACAAAGCTTTTGTTCATTTCAAACAATTGTATTGGAATGATATTGAGCATTAA
- a CDS encoding PilZ domain-containing protein, which translates to MHKDRKLELFRYLKPGTKTAGVLEFGLDDSIQINTLYIGHKEDQYLVLELSKKATEALTLRKLINVDIIVRAITDTELGHIIAFKTTVLAHITSPAHLIFLRPPSSFANKPIREHERYKIRLSCEVTVDTLSLDATLVDFSASGCGIYLTQQSDIDVGWNIKVNSDLIEYLDDDLVYKVVSKKRQRQGWLLGIQFPQHLDMSDELKTLLLEQAFVTGSI; encoded by the coding sequence ATGCATAAAGACAGAAAGTTAGAACTGTTCAGATACCTTAAACCAGGTACAAAAACAGCAGGTGTATTGGAGTTTGGCCTAGACGACTCAATCCAGATAAACACACTTTATATCGGACACAAAGAAGATCAGTACCTTGTGCTTGAACTTTCAAAAAAAGCAACCGAAGCACTGACGCTAAGAAAGCTCATCAACGTTGATATTATTGTTCGTGCTATTACCGATACTGAACTTGGACACATTATCGCGTTTAAGACGACTGTACTGGCTCACATCACCTCGCCAGCGCACCTTATCTTTCTTCGCCCACCCTCAAGCTTTGCGAACAAACCTATCCGTGAACATGAAAGGTATAAGATACGCCTCAGCTGTGAAGTTACCGTCGATACTTTATCGCTAGATGCCACTCTAGTTGATTTTTCAGCTTCAGGCTGCGGCATCTATCTCACACAGCAATCAGACATCGATGTGGGTTGGAATATAAAAGTAAATTCTGATTTAATTGAATATTTGGATGACGATCTGGTTTACAAAGTGGTGAGTAAGAAAAGGCAAAGACAAGGCTGGCTATTAGGCATTCAGTTTCCTCAACACCTAGATATGAGTGATGAATTGAAAACGCTTCTGTTGGAACAAGCTTTTGTCACTGGCTCTATATAA
- a CDS encoding HopJ type III effector protein, protein MELQTLLNTLTDTPESVQFEDTIQVIEAHYDFTESEFRNGDVVNAAGQNNGSCKIFAFGLDQGLSAEQTLACFGQFYRNDVLGFPENTDHQNIRNFMTHGWSGVQFSQPALIAKSK, encoded by the coding sequence ATGGAACTGCAAACCTTATTGAATACTCTGACTGATACCCCAGAAAGCGTGCAATTTGAAGACACAATACAAGTGATAGAAGCTCATTATGATTTTACTGAGAGTGAATTTCGTAATGGCGATGTAGTGAATGCGGCAGGACAGAATAATGGTTCGTGTAAGATTTTTGCTTTTGGTTTAGATCAAGGTCTATCGGCAGAGCAAACACTCGCTTGTTTTGGCCAGTTTTATCGTAATGACGTATTAGGCTTTCCAGAGAACACTGACCATCAAAATATTCGTAACTTCATGACTCATGGTTGGAGCGGTGTACAGTTCTCTCAGCCTGCGCTGATTGCAAAATCGAAGTAA
- a CDS encoding DUF1289 domain-containing protein, which produces MKTPCRAACKNNGGMCSGCFRTIDEIIGWKSLSEDERTSVMENLSGVSSTHQCPQCHEPAQCDISAGKETCWCFELEKRDTSNIPKAGACMCRKCLSALPIQ; this is translated from the coding sequence ATGAAAACACCTTGCCGAGCGGCTTGTAAAAATAATGGCGGAATGTGCAGTGGCTGCTTTCGAACTATAGATGAAATTATAGGTTGGAAAAGCTTATCTGAAGACGAACGAACGTCGGTAATGGAAAACCTTAGTGGAGTCAGTTCAACTCACCAATGTCCGCAGTGCCATGAGCCAGCTCAATGCGATATTAGTGCGGGTAAAGAGACGTGTTGGTGCTTTGAGTTAGAGAAGCGTGATACTAGCAATATTCCAAAGGCTGGTGCTTGCATGTGCCGTAAATGCCTGTCTGCCTTGCCTATTCAGTAG
- the yegD gene encoding molecular chaperone, with amino-acid sequence MFIGFDYGTANCSVAAMVDGEPSLLPLEGDNHYIPSTVFAPTRESVSEHLFRHLNIKPSDAIGEQVLRRAIALNREESIDLVPEDMAFGQAALDLYLEDPRDVYYVKSPKSFLGASGLHDVQVSFFEDLVCAMMANIKHQAELTTQEQIKQAVIGRPINFHGRGGEEANRQAEDILSRAAKRAGFLDIAFQFEPVAAGLDYESTLTENQTVLVVDIGGGTTDCSLLEMGPTWSGKADRTQSLLAHSGQRVGGNDLDIYLAFKQLMSPFGMGSKGISGIDMPLTQFWNPIAINNVEAQKNFYSRENLAALKLLRKEASEPQKLDRLMKVYHDTLGYSIVRRAEETKIALAECSQYRTAINVASELIEVDISVEQMIEAIETPKSKMIELVKEAIQQGQKKPDVIYMTGGSARSPILREAVQQAVPNVPIVSGNYFGSVTAGLARWAEVCFK; translated from the coding sequence ATGTTTATTGGATTTGATTATGGAACAGCGAACTGTTCTGTCGCGGCGATGGTTGATGGAGAACCAAGCCTGTTACCGCTAGAAGGTGACAACCACTATATTCCCTCAACCGTATTTGCTCCTACTCGTGAAAGTGTTTCTGAGCACCTATTTCGCCATTTGAATATCAAACCGAGTGATGCAATCGGTGAACAGGTGTTACGACGTGCGATCGCTCTGAACCGAGAAGAGAGTATCGATTTGGTGCCAGAAGACATGGCATTTGGTCAGGCGGCGTTGGACCTTTACTTAGAAGACCCTCGCGATGTTTATTACGTAAAATCCCCTAAGTCTTTTCTTGGCGCAAGCGGGTTGCATGATGTTCAGGTGAGTTTCTTCGAAGATTTAGTGTGCGCCATGATGGCGAATATTAAACACCAAGCCGAACTCACGACTCAAGAGCAGATCAAACAAGCTGTTATCGGTCGACCAATTAACTTCCATGGTAGAGGTGGTGAAGAAGCAAACCGACAAGCTGAAGATATACTCTCGCGTGCAGCCAAGCGTGCAGGCTTCCTTGATATCGCTTTTCAATTTGAACCGGTCGCTGCAGGCCTTGATTACGAAAGTACTTTGACTGAAAACCAAACGGTATTGGTTGTCGATATTGGTGGTGGTACCACCGATTGCTCATTGTTGGAAATGGGGCCAACCTGGTCTGGTAAAGCGGATCGCACTCAAAGTTTGCTTGCTCACAGCGGACAGCGGGTAGGGGGTAATGACCTTGATATCTACCTTGCCTTCAAACAACTGATGTCACCTTTCGGTATGGGCAGCAAAGGCATTTCGGGTATCGACATGCCGTTGACTCAATTCTGGAATCCAATTGCGATAAACAACGTAGAAGCTCAGAAAAACTTTTATTCAAGAGAAAACCTAGCGGCATTAAAGTTACTTCGTAAAGAAGCATCAGAGCCTCAAAAGTTAGACCGTTTAATGAAGGTTTATCACGATACTTTAGGTTACAGCATTGTACGTCGGGCGGAAGAAACCAAGATTGCATTAGCAGAATGCTCCCAATATCGAACTGCGATTAATGTTGCATCAGAGTTGATCGAAGTAGATATCTCCGTTGAACAGATGATCGAAGCGATTGAAACGCCAAAATCTAAGATGATTGAATTGGTCAAAGAAGCGATTCAACAAGGTCAAAAAAAGCCAGATGTCATCTACATGACGGGTGGTTCTGCTCGTTCGCCTATACTTCGTGAAGCAGTGCAGCAAGCCGTACCGAATGTGCCTATCGTGAGTGGTAACTACTTCGGTTCCGTAACCGCCGGTTTAGCCCGCTGGGCTGAGGTTTGCTTCAAATAA
- a CDS encoding porin, producing the protein MNKKLLALAISGAVFGTQAVAVELYNEDGTAFSVGGHVSVNLNGSEKGDTDVGTNSPRINFNATQELGNGFTADAKGEWALNYLNGGDESFTTRLGYVGLTHDDLGRAVAGTQWAPYYDVASATDMPIAFANDFLYDNHGALGTGRADKMASYRNGFDFGEAGELSFGLGWQGSNDVTTDTQNVVGGVVITRRSTVSYDDRIQATLGYSIAGVKLGYAFNTGDFKEGGVSKTAESHLVSAAYGSYGSGLYLAGIYASNENMNVGLEESDAYELLAAYALANSLNLSINYEVVEGEATKGAATQTDREELALQAEYNFTSNVVGYTGYQFDLNDADNRKTDDKWTIGARFYL; encoded by the coding sequence ATGAATAAGAAACTTTTAGCGCTAGCAATTTCTGGTGCAGTATTTGGTACACAGGCAGTTGCGGTAGAGCTTTATAACGAAGACGGTACAGCCTTCTCTGTTGGTGGTCACGTTTCTGTAAACCTGAATGGTTCAGAGAAAGGCGATACGGATGTTGGCACAAACTCGCCACGTATTAACTTTAATGCTACGCAAGAATTAGGCAATGGCTTCACAGCTGACGCTAAAGGCGAATGGGCGCTTAATTACCTAAACGGTGGTGATGAGTCGTTTACTACTCGTCTTGGTTATGTAGGTTTAACTCATGATGACCTAGGTCGTGCTGTTGCAGGTACTCAGTGGGCACCATACTACGATGTAGCTTCAGCAACAGATATGCCGATCGCTTTCGCGAATGATTTCTTATACGACAACCACGGTGCACTAGGTACTGGTCGTGCAGACAAAATGGCAAGTTACCGCAACGGATTTGATTTTGGTGAAGCGGGTGAGCTTAGCTTTGGTCTAGGTTGGCAGGGCAGCAATGACGTAACGACTGACACTCAAAATGTTGTTGGTGGTGTTGTAATTACTCGTCGTTCAACTGTGTCTTACGATGACCGTATTCAAGCGACTCTTGGTTACTCAATCGCTGGTGTTAAATTGGGTTATGCCTTCAACACTGGTGACTTCAAAGAGGGTGGTGTTTCTAAGACAGCTGAATCTCACCTAGTTTCTGCTGCATACGGTTCTTACGGTTCAGGTTTATACCTAGCAGGTATCTACGCTTCAAACGAAAACATGAACGTAGGCCTTGAAGAAAGTGATGCATATGAATTGCTAGCGGCTTACGCTTTAGCGAACAGCTTAAACTTAAGCATTAACTACGAAGTTGTTGAAGGCGAAGCGACGAAAGGCGCGGCAACACAAACTGACCGTGAAGAGCTAGCTCTACAAGCTGAATACAACTTTACGAGTAATGTTGTTGGCTACACTGGCTATCAGTTTGATCTAAACGATGCAGACAACAGAAAAACTGACGACAAGTGGACTATTGGTGCTCGTTTCTACCTATAA
- a CDS encoding fumarylacetoacetate hydrolase family protein, whose protein sequence is MSSVVDQEQLMNSKRAATPSKVLCIGRNYVDHIEELNNVIPDSMVVFNKPSTSVTSSLSSFHQETLHYEAEICFIVENGEYSAVGLGLDLTKRELQSSLKAKGLPWERAKAFDGSAVFSRFVPIGNLNLSDLNLELFINCVRVQKGHVEQMLYSPQTILEELSSYTTLLDGDVVMTGTPKGVGEVHQGDIFLGRLKCGETTLIEIEWVAR, encoded by the coding sequence ATGAGCAGCGTTGTAGATCAGGAGCAATTGATGAATTCGAAACGAGCAGCAACACCTAGCAAAGTACTGTGTATTGGGCGCAATTATGTTGATCACATCGAAGAGCTTAACAATGTTATCCCTGACTCTATGGTGGTGTTTAATAAGCCGAGCACTAGCGTTACGTCCTCTCTGTCATCTTTCCATCAAGAAACGTTACATTATGAAGCTGAGATCTGCTTCATTGTTGAAAACGGTGAATACTCTGCTGTGGGGCTAGGTTTAGACCTTACTAAACGCGAGCTACAAAGTAGTTTGAAAGCGAAAGGCCTGCCTTGGGAGCGTGCTAAAGCTTTTGATGGGTCTGCTGTTTTTAGCCGCTTTGTTCCCATCGGTAATTTAAACCTCTCTGACTTAAACTTAGAGTTATTTATTAACTGTGTCCGCGTTCAAAAAGGGCATGTTGAACAGATGCTGTATTCTCCACAGACCATCCTCGAAGAGTTATCTTCTTATACGACTTTGCTAGACGGTGATGTTGTGATGACGGGCACTCCGAAAGGTGTTGGAGAGGTACATCAAGGCGATATTTTTCTTGGTCGTTTAAAGTGTGGCGAAACCACTTTGATTGAGATCGAGTGGGTAGCACGTTAA
- a CDS encoding LysE family translocator gives MIDLTILPVYLTAVVALLLLPGPDMLLIASSSMSYGRKVGVFASLGNATSGIILTVLAAMGVSALIAMSPVALKALHLLGGTYLLKMGWDCLRTEQGDAPELSDNRAAKAYYQRALISNLLNPKALVFFVMFLPQFVSTNIEATSGEQMLVLGLLLNVLGLTFNFLLVALVGTIGKSLVENAKFRTYQQKVMGGVFIVLAVWMLSSFFTS, from the coding sequence ATGATCGATTTAACTATTCTACCGGTTTACTTGACGGCCGTTGTTGCACTTCTCCTTTTACCTGGTCCTGATATGTTACTCATCGCGAGCTCAAGCATGAGCTATGGCCGTAAGGTCGGTGTGTTTGCGAGCTTAGGTAATGCGACTTCTGGAATTATCCTGACAGTATTGGCTGCAATGGGTGTTTCTGCGTTGATTGCGATGAGCCCTGTGGCTTTAAAAGCCCTTCATCTATTAGGCGGTACGTACTTATTAAAGATGGGGTGGGATTGTCTTCGAACAGAGCAGGGCGATGCGCCTGAGTTAAGCGATAACCGTGCTGCAAAAGCCTACTACCAACGAGCACTTATTAGTAACCTGCTTAATCCTAAAGCATTGGTTTTCTTTGTGATGTTCTTACCGCAGTTTGTGTCGACGAATATTGAAGCGACTTCCGGTGAGCAGATGCTCGTTCTGGGTTTATTGCTGAATGTGCTAGGTTTAACGTTCAACTTTTTACTTGTGGCATTAGTGGGTACGATTGGTAAATCTTTGGTAGAAAATGCTAAGTTTCGCACCTATCAGCAGAAAGTGATGGGCGGAGTTTTCATCGTGTTAGCAGTGTGGATGCTGTCTTCTTTCTTTACCTCGTAG